A region from the Geobacillus vulcani PSS1 genome encodes:
- a CDS encoding YrzI family small protein: MTIHLFFITITIERRKPRQRNSEEERFARAAEEEWLDRKCSAYQRLF, translated from the coding sequence ATGACGATCCATTTGTTTTTTATCACGATCACGATTGAGCGGAGAAAGCCGCGGCAGCGGAACAGCGAAGAGGAGCGGTTCGCACGCGCAGCCGAGGAAGAGTGGCTTGACCGCAAATGTTCTGCTTATCAACGGTTGTTTTAA
- the sigK gene encoding RNA polymerase sporulation sigma factor SigK: MSGIFTAFTFLLKELTFLVSYIKNNAFPQPLSAQEEEKYLALMAKGDEQARNRLIEHNLRLVAHIVKKFENTGEEVEDLISIGTIGLIKAIESYSPGKGTKLATYAARCIENEILMHLRSLKKTRKDVSLHEPIGQDKEGNEISLLDILKAEGEDIVDEIHLNMEIEQVKQYISVLDEREKEVIINRFGLGRQREKTQREIAKELGISRSYVSRIEKRALMKMFHEFYRQEKEKRRS, translated from the coding sequence ATGTCCGGCATTTTCACGGCGTTTACGTTTCTGTTGAAAGAGCTGACGTTTCTTGTCTCGTATATTAAAAACAATGCGTTTCCCCAGCCGTTGAGCGCTCAAGAAGAGGAGAAGTATTTGGCGCTGATGGCAAAAGGCGACGAGCAAGCCCGCAACCGGCTCATCGAACACAACTTGCGCCTTGTTGCCCATATTGTGAAAAAATTTGAAAATACAGGAGAAGAGGTCGAGGATTTAATCTCCATTGGCACGATTGGCTTGATCAAGGCGATTGAAAGCTATTCGCCTGGAAAAGGAACGAAGTTGGCGACGTATGCGGCTCGATGTATCGAGAACGAAATCCTTATGCACCTGCGTTCGTTAAAAAAAACACGCAAAGACGTTTCGTTGCATGAGCCAATCGGCCAGGACAAAGAAGGAAACGAAATCAGCCTGCTTGATATTTTAAAAGCCGAAGGCGAAGACATCGTCGATGAAATCCACTTGAACATGGAGATCGAACAAGTCAAACAATATATCAGCGTGCTTGATGAGCGGGAAAAAGAGGTGATCATCAATCGCTTTGGCCTCGGTCGGCAACGGGAAAAAACGCAGCGCGAAATCGCCAAAGAGCTCGGCATCTCGAGAAGCTACGTCTCGCGCATCGAAAAACGGGCATTAATGAAAATGTTTCATGAGTTTTATCGGCAGGAAAAAGAAAAACGGCGGTCATAA
- a CDS encoding cation:dicarboxylate symporter family transporter, giving the protein MRKIGLAWQIFIGLILGIIVGAIFYGNPKVATYLQPIGDVFLRLIKMIVIPIVVSSLIVGVANVGDVKKLGKLGGKTILYFEIITTIAIIVGLLAANIFQPGVGVNMKSLEKTDIQSYVDTTNEVQHHSMVETFVNIVPKNVFEALSTGNMLPIIFFSVMFGLGVAAIGEKGKPVLRFFQGTAEAMFYVTNQVMKFAPFGVFALIGVTVSKFGVASLLPLSKLVVLVYAVMAFFVLVVLGAVAKLAGINIFHIIKILKDELVLAYSTSSSETVLPKVMEKMEKFGCPKAVTSFVVPTGYSFNLDGSTLYQALAAVFIAQLYGIDMPISQQISLVLVLMVTSKGIAGVPGVSFVVLLATLGTVGIPVEGLAFIAGIDRILDMARTVVNVIGNSLAAVVMSKWEGQYNEEQGKQYIAELQQSA; this is encoded by the coding sequence ATGCGCAAGATCGGCTTGGCATGGCAAATTTTCATCGGCCTTATTCTTGGGATTATTGTCGGGGCCATTTTTTACGGAAATCCTAAGGTAGCGACGTATTTGCAGCCGATTGGAGATGTTTTTCTCCGTTTAATTAAGATGATCGTCATCCCGATCGTCGTCTCGAGTTTGATTGTCGGCGTCGCCAATGTCGGTGATGTGAAAAAGCTTGGAAAGTTGGGCGGCAAGACGATCCTTTATTTTGAGATCATTACAACGATTGCCATTATTGTCGGTCTCTTGGCAGCGAACATTTTCCAACCAGGCGTCGGCGTCAATATGAAGTCGCTTGAAAAAACGGATATCCAGTCGTATGTCGATACGACGAACGAAGTGCAGCACCATTCGATGGTTGAAACATTTGTCAACATCGTGCCGAAAAACGTGTTTGAAGCGCTGTCGACTGGAAATATGCTGCCGATTATCTTTTTCTCAGTGATGTTCGGGTTGGGTGTAGCCGCGATCGGTGAAAAAGGGAAACCGGTGCTTCGCTTTTTCCAAGGCACGGCGGAAGCGATGTTTTATGTGACGAACCAAGTGATGAAGTTTGCGCCGTTTGGCGTTTTCGCCTTGATCGGCGTGACGGTGTCGAAATTCGGCGTCGCTTCGCTCCTTCCCCTCAGCAAGCTTGTTGTGCTCGTTTATGCGGTCATGGCGTTTTTCGTGTTGGTGGTGCTTGGCGCTGTAGCCAAATTGGCGGGTATCAATATTTTCCACATTATAAAAATCTTAAAGGATGAATTAGTGCTTGCCTATAGCACGTCGAGTTCGGAAACAGTGTTGCCTAAGGTTATGGAAAAAATGGAGAAATTCGGTTGTCCGAAGGCGGTAACATCATTTGTCGTTCCGACCGGCTATTCGTTCAACTTGGATGGGTCGACGCTCTATCAGGCGCTGGCGGCTGTCTTCATCGCTCAACTGTACGGCATCGACATGCCGATTTCTCAGCAAATTTCGCTTGTGCTCGTTTTGATGGTGACATCCAAAGGGATTGCCGGCGTCCCAGGCGTATCGTTTGTCGTCTTATTGGCGACGCTTGGCACGGTTGGCATCCCAGTTGAAGGGTTGGCGTTTATCGCCGGCATCGACCGTATTTTGGACATGGCGCGCACAGTGGTCAACGTCATCGGCAATTCCTTGGCGGCCGTTGTGATGTCGAAGTGGGAAGGGCAATATAACGAAGAACAAGGAAAACAATACATTGCAGAACTGCAGCAAAGTGCTTAA